A genomic window from Aerosakkonema funiforme FACHB-1375 includes:
- a CDS encoding DUF29 domain-containing protein has product MTPTQLGVSKSSDLYETDFYAWTVEQAKFLRDGAWDSLDVPNLVEEIESLGKQDRRELRNRLRVLVGHLLKWEYQRGKRSKSWSNTIHEQRYQIKELIKESPSLKPYLHDAVVEIYSDALSLAVRETSLDSSCFPQECPYNLDLILEKDFFPGEQTESDSID; this is encoded by the coding sequence ATGACCCCAACTCAATTGGGTGTCTCTAAATCTTCCGATTTGTACGAAACGGATTTCTATGCTTGGACTGTCGAGCAAGCAAAGTTTTTGCGAGATGGTGCCTGGGATAGTTTAGATGTTCCGAATTTAGTTGAGGAGATTGAATCTTTGGGCAAACAAGACCGCAGGGAGTTGAGGAATCGCTTAAGGGTTTTAGTAGGGCATCTGCTGAAGTGGGAATATCAAAGAGGTAAGCGTTCTAAGAGTTGGTCGAACACTATCCACGAACAACGTTATCAAATTAAAGAACTTATAAAAGAAAGCCCTAGTTTAAAACCTTACTTGCACGATGCTGTGGTTGAAATTTACAGCGATGCGCTTTCTTTGGCAGTGCGCGAAACTTCTTTAGATTCTAGTTGTTTCCCTCAAGAATGCCCTTACAACCTGGATCTGATTCTGGAAAAAGATTTTTTCCCTGGCGAGCAAACTGAATCGGATTCAATCGATTAA
- a CDS encoding iron uptake porin: MQLKYCSYRLLAFLLASPVLFLLTPSATLATPKDAFAQVTSVSQLSDVQPTDWAFQALQSLVERYGCIEGYPERTYRGNRAMTRYEFAAGLNACLDRIRELIGTGTTNLVTQEDLATLQRLQAEFTTELATLRGRVDTLEARTAQLEANQFSATTKLNAEIIVAVTDTFGDRVGGGGDRTNTIVANRGRLNLETSFTGRDLLRTRLEFGNFGNNIAEQTGTNMTRLNFDGNENNDVTIPHLLYITPITSNLSVTFGTVGIGYTDITNTLTPPTIASDSLGIPSKFGEYSPLYRRGGGGGAINWNISKDLILTLGYLVPDVNIPTPKNGLFNGSYHALAQLAYYRDWGAIGVAYSRSYAPGGEVDLSASTGSFLASGPFGDNIATSSDSVGIQGFYHFSPHFQVHGWGVYTRANAESSGMSNVSNGRGSADVLNVDRGANADVLYGAIGFSFPDVGGEGNLPGILVGLPPRVTSSDVRDEPDTSYHIEAFYRFQVNDNISITPGFWVVINPENDSYNDTQWVGLVRTSFNF, translated from the coding sequence ATGCAACTTAAGTATTGCTCTTACAGATTGCTAGCTTTTCTACTAGCATCACCTGTACTATTTCTACTAACGCCATCTGCCACTTTAGCTACACCTAAAGACGCCTTTGCACAAGTAACCTCTGTCTCTCAACTCTCCGATGTGCAACCCACGGACTGGGCATTTCAGGCACTGCAATCTCTGGTAGAACGCTACGGCTGCATCGAAGGTTATCCAGAACGCACATATAGAGGTAACCGTGCGATGACGCGATACGAATTTGCCGCCGGATTGAATGCTTGCCTCGATCGCATTAGGGAACTGATTGGGACAGGAACGACAAACTTAGTTACTCAGGAAGATTTAGCAACTTTGCAAAGGCTGCAAGCAGAATTTACAACTGAATTAGCGACATTGCGCGGTCGAGTAGATACTCTAGAAGCACGCACAGCACAATTAGAAGCGAATCAGTTTTCTGCAACGACTAAGTTAAATGCGGAAATTATCGTTGCCGTAACAGATACCTTTGGCGATCGCGTTGGTGGTGGTGGCGATCGCACTAACACCATTGTTGCCAATCGAGGTCGATTAAATCTGGAAACCAGCTTCACAGGTCGCGATTTGTTGAGAACCCGTCTGGAATTTGGCAACTTTGGCAATAATATTGCCGAACAAACGGGTACAAATATGACGCGATTGAACTTTGATGGTAATGAAAATAATGACGTTACCATTCCTCACTTGCTGTATATCACCCCAATTACTTCTAATCTCTCAGTTACTTTCGGTACAGTTGGTATCGGTTACACAGATATTACGAACACTCTCACTCCGCCTACGATCGCCAGTGATAGTTTGGGAATTCCCTCCAAGTTTGGAGAATACAGTCCCCTTTACCGTCGCGGCGGTGGCGGTGGTGCGATTAACTGGAATATCAGTAAAGATCTGATTTTAACTCTCGGCTATTTAGTACCTGATGTCAATATTCCCACCCCAAAAAATGGACTGTTCAACGGTTCCTACCACGCTCTAGCTCAGCTTGCCTATTATCGCGATTGGGGAGCAATTGGTGTAGCTTATTCCCGTTCTTATGCACCCGGAGGAGAAGTGGATCTCAGTGCAAGTACGGGCAGTTTTTTAGCTTCGGGGCCGTTTGGCGATAATATTGCTACATCCAGCGATTCTGTGGGTATACAAGGATTCTATCACTTTTCTCCACACTTTCAAGTTCATGGTTGGGGGGTTTATACTCGCGCCAATGCCGAAAGTTCTGGGATGAGCAACGTTTCTAATGGTAGGGGTAGTGCGGATGTGCTTAATGTCGATCGCGGTGCGAATGCCGATGTTTTGTATGGTGCGATCGGTTTCAGTTTCCCAGATGTAGGAGGTGAAGGCAACTTACCGGGAATTTTGGTAGGTTTGCCACCGCGAGTTACTAGCAGCGATGTGCGCGATGAGCCAGATACATCATATCACATTGAAGCTTTCTATCGCTTTCAGGTGAATGACAACATTTCTATTACTCCTGGATTTTGGGTTGTGATTAATCCTGAAAATGATAGTTACAACGACACGCAATGGGTCGGGTTAGTTCGGACTAGCTTTAATTTTTAA
- a CDS encoding ABC transporter permease subunit — translation MSQTQVKTTRNRESDRNKAGKREAWRNFLQVAGILPILLIICIVFSIVTPNFLSLGNLINVIRQASINIVLATGMTFVILTGGIDLSVGSILGVTAVVAVLVSLIPGLGWFAVPAALLAGLCLGLINGALIAYLGLPPFIVTLGSYTGLRGVAYLVANGTTVINRNLNFAWIGNNYLGPIPWLVIIALLAIVASWFVLRRTVFGRHIYAVGGNARAARLTGIKVSRVLLLVYGISGLLSGLGGIMSASRLYSATGMLGQGYELDAIAAVILGGTSFTGGIGTIWGTLLGALIIALLNNGLTLMNISFFWQLVVKGLVIIIAVTIDRLRTRSSHA, via the coding sequence GTGAGTCAAACCCAAGTAAAAACTACCAGAAATCGAGAAAGCGATCGCAACAAAGCAGGCAAACGCGAAGCTTGGCGAAATTTTCTCCAAGTCGCCGGTATACTGCCAATTTTGCTCATCATTTGTATCGTTTTTTCGATTGTCACGCCCAACTTTCTTTCACTGGGAAATTTAATTAATGTCATTCGGCAGGCATCTATTAATATTGTCCTAGCTACTGGCATGACATTTGTGATTTTAACGGGAGGAATTGACCTTTCAGTCGGGTCAATTTTGGGCGTAACGGCAGTAGTTGCAGTGCTTGTTTCGTTAATTCCAGGTTTGGGTTGGTTCGCCGTACCCGCTGCTTTATTAGCGGGATTGTGTTTGGGCTTAATTAACGGAGCGCTGATTGCCTATTTGGGTTTGCCTCCCTTCATCGTCACCTTGGGTTCCTACACGGGATTGCGAGGTGTTGCTTATTTAGTTGCCAATGGCACTACAGTTATTAATCGAAATCTCAATTTTGCTTGGATTGGCAACAATTATCTCGGCCCGATTCCGTGGCTGGTTATTATTGCTTTGCTAGCAATTGTAGCTAGTTGGTTTGTCTTAAGAAGGACTGTTTTTGGGCGGCATATTTACGCTGTTGGCGGTAACGCACGGGCAGCGAGATTGACGGGAATTAAAGTCAGTCGGGTGCTGTTACTTGTTTATGGCATCAGCGGGTTGCTTTCCGGTTTGGGCGGTATTATGAGCGCGTCGCGTCTCTACAGTGCGACGGGTATGTTGGGACAAGGCTACGAACTCGATGCGATCGCCGCCGTAATTTTGGGAGGAACGAGCTTCACCGGTGGAATTGGCACCATCTGGGGAACCTTATTGGGAGCTTTAATTATTGCTCTCCTCAACAATGGATTAACCTTGATGAACATATCATTTTTCTGGCAATTAGTTGTGAAAGGTTTGGTGATTATTATCGCCGTGACTATTGACAGACTTCGCACCCGTTCTAGTCATGCTTGA
- a CDS encoding sugar ABC transporter ATP-binding protein produces MVNIRETATQTKPVLQMQGITKTFHGFTALHDVNLTIYPGEVHALMGENGAGKSTLMKILAGAYIADAGEIRIDDRPIKMTNPGQARDLGIAIIYQEIHLAPNLTVAENIFMGRELTKHGAIDREGMRRKAGEILENLDASFDAENLVSTLSIAEQQQVEIARALKDKSRILVMDEPTAALSERETEKLFEVVRRLRNEGIAIIYISHRMEEIYALADRVSVLRDGGYIGSLEKREISAPRLVEMMVGRPLEDLYEHKRQSTVGPVVLEVTNLSDGRKVKFVSFQLHAGEIVGLAGLVGAGRTEIARLIFGADKKTSGEIKLQGRHLNIATPDDAIEQGIAYVPEDRKDLGLFLEMSSHENIIMNVLVREAKAGIIDSNALSKITNDAINNLQIRLASPSIRAVDLSGGNQQKLLLARWLAINPKVLILDEPTRGVDIGAKSEIYRIMAELAAKGVAILMISSELPEVVGMSDRVLVMRAGHLVGEVGGSTGEKITQENIMAYATGAREVEKS; encoded by the coding sequence ATGGTAAATATCCGGGAAACAGCAACTCAAACAAAACCCGTACTACAGATGCAAGGCATTACCAAAACCTTTCATGGCTTTACTGCTTTGCACGATGTCAACCTCACAATTTACCCTGGCGAAGTTCACGCACTCATGGGTGAAAATGGTGCAGGCAAAAGTACGTTAATGAAAATTTTGGCAGGAGCCTACATAGCCGATGCGGGAGAAATCCGAATTGACGATCGACCTATTAAAATGACCAACCCCGGTCAAGCCAGAGATTTGGGCATCGCCATTATTTATCAAGAAATCCATCTCGCCCCCAATTTGACAGTTGCCGAAAACATTTTTATGGGTCGAGAGCTTACAAAACATGGCGCGATCGATCGAGAAGGAATGCGGCGTAAGGCAGGTGAGATACTGGAAAACTTGGACGCGAGTTTTGATGCGGAAAACCTTGTTTCCACACTTTCAATTGCCGAACAGCAACAAGTGGAAATAGCTAGAGCGCTCAAAGACAAAAGTCGCATCCTGGTGATGGATGAACCCACAGCAGCGCTTTCAGAACGAGAGACAGAAAAACTTTTCGAGGTCGTTCGTCGGTTGCGGAATGAAGGCATCGCTATTATCTATATTAGCCATCGGATGGAAGAGATTTATGCGCTTGCCGATCGCGTCAGCGTATTGCGTGATGGCGGATACATCGGTTCTCTGGAAAAAAGGGAAATTTCTGCCCCTCGCCTCGTGGAAATGATGGTGGGTCGTCCTTTAGAAGATTTGTACGAACATAAACGTCAATCAACTGTCGGTCCCGTCGTACTTGAGGTAACAAATTTAAGCGATGGACGCAAAGTAAAGTTTGTCAGTTTTCAACTTCATGCAGGCGAAATTGTTGGTTTAGCAGGTTTGGTTGGCGCTGGTAGAACAGAGATTGCCCGTCTGATTTTTGGTGCTGACAAAAAGACGAGCGGTGAAATCAAACTGCAAGGTCGTCATCTCAATATTGCGACACCAGATGATGCGATCGAACAGGGAATTGCTTACGTTCCAGAAGACCGTAAAGATTTGGGATTATTTCTGGAAATGAGTTCTCATGAAAACATCATCATGAATGTTCTCGTCCGAGAAGCAAAAGCTGGCATTATCGACTCAAACGCACTTTCAAAAATTACGAATGATGCGATTAACAATTTGCAGATTCGTCTGGCCAGTCCGAGCATCAGAGCCGTGGATTTATCAGGAGGAAATCAGCAGAAATTATTGCTAGCGCGTTGGTTGGCAATTAACCCCAAGGTACTGATCCTAGACGAGCCAACGCGAGGTGTAGACATCGGTGCAAAAAGCGAAATTTATCGCATTATGGCCGAGCTAGCTGCCAAAGGAGTCGCCATTTTAATGATTTCCAGCGAACTTCCGGAAGTTGTGGGAATGAGCGATCGCGTATTAGTCATGCGTGCGGGACACCTCGTTGGTGAAGTGGGCGGTTCCACAGGAGAAAAGATTACCCAAGAAAACATTATGGCTTACGCCACCGGAGCAAGGGAGGTAGAAAAATCGTGA